The following are from one region of the Pirellulaceae bacterium genome:
- a CDS encoding TerB family tellurite resistance protein — protein sequence MKNLDLLRNLVIMSAADGSFSAEEIAMLLDRCKKLGMREQDLQQSINEVLAGTAQLTLANTTGEQEQILEDLLRMMAADGSLSNSEKRLFAVAAAKMGFDGDQLDALIDRLVKSVDAKHSA from the coding sequence TTGAAGAACTTGGATTTGCTTAGAAATTTGGTCATTATGAGCGCCGCCGACGGCAGTTTTTCGGCAGAAGAAATTGCGATGCTGCTTGATCGTTGCAAGAAACTTGGCATGCGCGAACAAGATTTGCAACAGTCGATCAATGAGGTGTTGGCCGGCACGGCCCAATTGACGTTGGCAAATACTACTGGGGAGCAAGAGCAGATACTGGAGGATTTGCTGCGAATGATGGCGGCTGATGGCTCCTTGAGCAATTCAGAAAAACGGCTGTTCGCGGTAGCCGCCGCCAAGATGGGCTTTGACGGAGATCAACTGGATGCCCTGATCGATCGCCTGGTCAAGTCGGTTGACGCCAAGCACAGCGCCTGA
- a CDS encoding futalosine hydrolase, which yields MTRGCDLILIPTEMERSLCQPQLSRLTRRGVARVELCGLGLVHSAAFSAAWIAQLRPHQVWLLGIAGSYHDQLPLGTACEFTEVACYGIGVGGGADWVSAERLGWLELFSGPTCPGDVIDLTGDCADSQRQLLTVCAASANSQEVQLKRQYFPAAQAEDMESYSVAAVCQQFKVPLRVIRGLSNRAGDRAFDTWQSRSAMMAAVQLAESSGCGSLR from the coding sequence GTGACTCGTGGCTGTGATTTGATTTTGATTCCTACCGAGATGGAACGCAGTCTATGCCAGCCTCAGTTGAGTCGGCTAACGAGGCGCGGTGTGGCGCGGGTTGAGCTATGCGGGTTGGGTCTGGTACACTCAGCTGCCTTCTCGGCCGCTTGGATCGCTCAACTGCGGCCGCACCAGGTGTGGCTGTTGGGAATCGCCGGTAGCTACCACGATCAACTGCCGTTGGGAACCGCCTGTGAATTCACTGAGGTTGCATGTTACGGTATTGGAGTTGGTGGCGGAGCAGATTGGGTTTCGGCCGAGCGACTCGGATGGCTTGAGTTGTTTTCAGGGCCAACCTGTCCCGGTGACGTGATTGACCTAACTGGCGATTGCGCGGACAGCCAGCGGCAATTGTTGACCGTCTGTGCGGCCTCGGCGAATTCCCAGGAAGTGCAGCTGAAACGCCAATATTTTCCAGCGGCCCAAGCTGAGGACATGGAGTCGTATTCGGTCGCCGCAGTTTGTCAGCAGTTCAAGGTTCCGCTACGGGTTATCCGTGGCCTGTCCAATCGCGCCGGTGATCGTGCATTCGACACATGGCAATCGCGGTCAGCTATGATGGCGGCTGTCCAGTTGGCTGAAAGTTCGGGATGCGGCTCATTGAGGTAA